CGGGCGAACTCGGCGATCTTCGGCCAGTCAGGCCGCTCCAGCCGCTGCCAGATGCGGTAGGGGGTGTACAGCTCCTGCGTGCGCAGCATCCACAGGGCCAGGCCCAGCATGGCGTAGTTCACCACCAGCGTGGCCCAGGCGCAGCCGACCGCGCCTTGCGGCTCCAGTCCCAGGCCGCCGAAGGCGAACCAGATGGACAGCGGCACCTTGACGAGCAGCGAGCCGATCTGCAGCCAAGTCACCAGCAGAGGCTTGCTGAGGGACTGGTTGAGCGTGCTGTACATGCGAAACAGCAGGGCCGGCGGCAGCGCCAGGGCCAGCACCGCCAGATAGCGCTCCACCTCGCCCTGCAGGCTGGCGGGCACCTCGGTCCAGCGCAGCAACGCGCCCGGGAACAGCAGCGCGGCCAGGCCCACCGCGATCGTCAGGGCGCACAGGTACAGCGACTGCCGCACCGAGCGGCCGACTTCCGCAAAGCGGCGCGCGCCGTGCAGCTCGGCCCACACCGGCAACAGTGCCTGCATGATGCCCATCAAGGCCACGAAGACGCTGATGAAGATGGCCGAGCCGACCGAGAGCGCGGCCAGGGCGGCGTCCGAGTAGCGCCCGGCCACGATGGTGTCGGTCACCCCGAAAGCCATCACGGCGAGCTGGCCCACCAGCACGGTCGCGGCATGGCGGGTGATGGTTCTCAGCTCGGTCACTTGTTTTTGCGGGCCCGCCTGTACAGCAGCACGTCTTCGTTGTTGTCCGAAGGCCGGCGCACCGTGCTCTGCAGCTGCCACTGGCGAGTGTCCACCGACTTCTGCAGCGTTGGGAGGGTGTCGGCGTCCACCAGCAGCCAGGGGCATTGCGCACGCATGGCGGCGGGCTTGAGCGTGAGCTGGCCGTGGTACTGGAAGGCGGCGATCTGGCCGCGGCTCAGGCCATAGACCTCCACGCACTCGGACGGGTCGACGAGCACGGCCACGCGGTGCACCAGCGGCGCATAGCTGCGCGCGAAGTCGAGCAGCGGCAGCCACAGCGTCATGAGCAGCAGCCAGCTCAGCGCGGCGCCGCTGGCCGGCAGCACCAGGCTTTTCCAGATGGCGGCGCGATGGCGGCCCACGCGCCATTGGACCAGCCAGGCCCAGGCCAGCGTGGCGGCCAGCGCCGCGAGGAACGCCACCAGGGAAAAGCTGGGCTCGAAACCTGGTGCCAGCCGAGCCACGTTGGCCGCCGGCTGTTTGGGATAACCGGTCTGCATGGCGATCCAGACCACCCAGATGATGATGGCGCAGCCCGTGAAGAACAGCAGCGTGAACCAGTCGATCAGCGCGGCGACGCTGCGCCTGAGCGTGGGCAGCGCGAAGGCGGCCAGCGTCGCCAGGGCCGGCAAGGCCAGCAGCAGCGAGCGGTCCGAGGACTGCGTGACCAGCGTGGTGCCCACGGCCACGAGGACAAACCACAGGGGCAGCGCCACATGGCGGCTCAACAGCTGGCGCCGCCAGCGCCACAGCGTCCACAGGGCCAGCGGCCAGGCCGGCCAGGTGAACCAGACCAGCAGCCGGGCGTAGCCGCGCCACTCGTGCCAGCCGTCCTCGGGCAACTCGATGCGCCAGCGCCACAGGTCGAGCTGCCAGGCCAGGGCGGCAGCGAGCGCGGTGACGCCAGCGATGGCGGCTGCCCACAGGAGATTGCGCCACTGCGAGTCCGTCGCCGCTGCGGCGTCGTCCCGGGAACGGTCCAGCAGGCAGACCAGCGCACTGCCCGCACCGAACAGCGTGGCCATGGTGGGCGCTCCGCTGAGCACCAGCCCGGTGAGCCCCAGCACGAGGCCGATGGCGGGCCCCACGTTGCGCGACGCGGTGGCTGCCACGGCATAGAAGGTCAGGGCGGTGAAGCAGATCTGGGCCAGCGCCGGCGTGGTTTCGTGCGACAGCTGCGCCAGGCCCAGGCAGGCGATCAGCGCCAGCAGGCCGCCATCGGCCATGGCCCGCGCGTAGTCGATGGGACTGGCCTCGCCGCCGAAGGCAAACGCCACGGGCTGGGCCTGCGGGCTGCGGGCCAGGTAGTAGACGCCGTACCAGGTGGCCACCAGCGTGAGTGCCAGCAGCAGGCCGAACGGGATGCGCGTGGCGACGTCCGCAGGCACCCAGGCCGGGGCGATCTGCAGGGCCCAGGCACCCAGCCAGTAGGGCAGCAGCGCATCGGCATCGGACGACAGGCCCAGCAACTGGGGCTTGAGCCAGTGGCCGGTGCCCGAGGCCAGCTCGGCCATGTAGCCGAAGGCCGTCATGTCGGCGCCCTTCCAGGGCTCGCGGCCGATGAAGCCGGGCAGCACATAGGCCAGGCAGAACAGCAGCAGGGCCATGCGCGGCAGGCGGCGCACGGCGCTTTGCGCAACGATGGCAGGAGTGGGCTGGTTCACGCGGTGATGAAAAACCGATGGAGTTTAGACGCAAAACAAAAGGGCAGCACGGTTGCCCGGGCTGCCCTTTGGGGGGACGACGCGCGGCTTACTTGGCAGCCGTCTTGCCGAAGCGATTGCGGAACTTCTCGACCCGGCCGCCCATGTTGTCGACCGACTTCTGCGTGCCGGTGTAGAACGGGTGCGATTCGCTGGAGGTGTCCAGCTTGAACAGCGGCAGCTCGCGGCCGTCTTCG
This Variovorax terrae DNA region includes the following protein-coding sequences:
- a CDS encoding MATE family efflux transporter, whose amino-acid sequence is MTELRTITRHAATVLVGQLAVMAFGVTDTIVAGRYSDAALAALSVGSAIFISVFVALMGIMQALLPVWAELHGARRFAEVGRSVRQSLYLCALTIAVGLAALLFPGALLRWTEVPASLQGEVERYLAVLALALPPALLFRMYSTLNQSLSKPLLVTWLQIGSLLVKVPLSIWFAFGGLGLEPQGAVGCAWATLVVNYAMLGLALWMLRTQELYTPYRIWQRLERPDWPKIAEFARLGIPGGLAIMVEVTSFTLMALFIARLGTVASASHQIASNMAAVLYMMPLSTAIATSARVSYWLGAGDPGRARAVIRTGFKLVVLMAACSAALLLIARDELAAVYASNPTIIALASALLAWVAIYHLADAVQALCVFVLRCYRVTVAPLLVYCVLLWGLGLAGGYLFAYQGLAGVPPMATPTAFWATSAVALALTALIFVAILWRAAKRRRPMN
- a CDS encoding type B 50S ribosomal protein L31; translated protein: MKEGIHPNYREVLFVDLSNGFKFVTRSCVNTKEMGKTEDGRELPLFKLDTSSESHPFYTGTQKSVDNMGGRVEKFRNRFGKTAAK